A window from Montipora capricornis isolate CH-2021 chromosome 7, ASM3666992v2, whole genome shotgun sequence encodes these proteins:
- the LOC138056825 gene encoding uncharacterized protein gives MERIQNGGPRVNGFTAKEKLKGIDQLAWKRISYKALFALVFITPAVFQYSLGFPFWCYPLAVAVFLIPIFGAFMITFNKICAIEGGIKSTCIERFIDFHDPGLAAKYVNRKIPMVVLYEAYADGKLDFKGDLLETLENRHQFSTFELTFDHVRFFLCNFLPELIFHSKIQDAEQVCDHYDRGNDFYNGFLGSTMIYTSGICRKDSDTLEEMQLNKLKVVSEKCQMKKGEKHLDIGCGWGTLVNYAVENHGTFSTGVSLAKRQIEWAKDVATQKSQSSLSQFLCMDYRDIPSTKYDKITCLEMAEHVGIRKFQSFLAQVHEMLEDDGIFFLQIAGLRRTWQWEDFIWGLFMAKYIFPGADASCPLGWIVTELERAGFEVHSSETIGVHYSLTINRWYDNWMEPANQEAMTEKYGRIVRIWNIFLAWSTIIARQGNSTCTQLVCHKNLNVYDRLKLFNVKSK, from the coding sequence ATGGAAAGGATCCAAAACGGTGGCCCGAGAGTAAACGGTTTTACGGCTAAGGAGAAGCTCAAAGGAATTGATCAACTGGCGTGGAAGAGAATTTCCTACAAAGCATTGTTCGCCCTGGTCTTCATAACACCGGCTGTTTTTCAGTATTCATTAGGCTTTCCGTTCTGGTGTTATCCTTTAGCCGTCGCCGTATTTTTGATTCCTATTTTCGGAGCTTTCATGATAACGTTCAACAAAATTTGCGCCATTGAAGGGGGCATAAAATCGACATGCATCGAAAGGTTTATCGATTTCCACGACCCTGGGTTAGCGGCAAAGTATGTCAACCGTAAAATTCCCATGGTAGTTCTGTATGAAGCCTATGCAGATGGAAAGCTAGACTTTAAAGGCGATCTCCTCGAAACTCTAGAAAATCGTCACCAGTTCAGTACGTTTGAATTGACGTTTGATCACGTCAGGTTCTTCCTTTGCAACTTTTTGCCAGAACTGATCTTTCACTCGAAAATCCAAGACGCGGAGCAGGTTTGCGATCATTATGATCGAGGGAATGATTTCTACAATGGATTTCTTGGCTCTACCATGATTTACACATCTGGAATTTGTCGAAAGGATTCAGATACGCTCGAAGAAATGCAACTGAATAAGTTAAAAGTGGTGAGCGAGAAATGTCAGATGAAAAAGGGCGAGAAACATTTGGACATTGGCTGTGGGTGGGGTACCTTAGTCAATTATGCAGTAGAAAATCACGGAACATTCTCTACTGGCGTTTCATTGGCCAAGCGTCAAATTGAATGGGCTAAAGATGTGGCCACGCAAAAAAGTCAGAGTTCCCTTAGCCAATTTCTGTGCATGGACTACCGTGATATTCCATCCACCAAATATGACAAGATTACCTGCCTGGAAATGGCAGAACATGTTGGTATCAGAAAGTTCCAGTCCTTCCTTGCACAGGTTCATGAGATGCTAGAAGATGATGGTATCTTCTTTCTCCAGATTGCTGGTCTACGCCGAACTTGGCAATGGGAAGATTTCATCTGGGGGCTGTTTATGGCAAAGTATATCTTTCCAGGAGCTGATGCCAGTTGTCCTTTGGGATGGATAGTGACAGAGCTTGAGCGAGCGGGCTTTGAGGTCCATTCTTCAGAAACCATTGGTGTGCACTATTCCTTGACAATCAACCGCTGGTATGATAACTGGATGGAGCCAGCAAACCAAGAAGCCATGACTGAGAAGTATGGAAGGATTGTGAGAATTTGGAACATCTTCCTGGCATGGTCCACTATAATTGCACGCCAGGGTAATTCCACCTGCACTCAGCTGGTATGCCATAAAAATCTCAATGTTTATGACCGCTTGAAATTATTCAATGTGaaatcaaaatga
- the LOC138055840 gene encoding transcription initiation factor TFIID subunit 11-like, translated as MTGRFYSLCHDMINDLKPFKIFSAREIRHSKTRPRTDDDNDDEGDHDNDDDENDDDDDDNDDDDNVDGANVDDDDHGDDDDDDDDDDDDDDDDDDENDDNDDNGDDDVDDDSDEDGNDDDDDDDDVVDDDEDDDDGDDDVDNDNDDVDDDNDDNDDVDDDDDDVVDDDEDDDDDVDADNDDDDDDDNDRDDDDDDDDDDDELIIS; from the exons ATGActggacgattttactcgttatgTCATGATATGATAAATGACCTGAAACCATTTAAAATTTTCAGTGCAAGGGAAATTAGGCAT TCAAAGACGCGTCCAAGAACAgatgatgataacgatgatgaggGTGATCATGATAATGACGACGATGagaacgatgatgatgatgatgataacgacgATGATGACAACGTCGATGGTGCCAACGTCGATGACGATGACCACggcgatgacgacgacgatgacgatgacgacgacgatgacgatgacgatgacgatgatgagaACGATGACAATGACGATAATGGAGATGATGACGTTGATGATGACAGCGATGAAGATGgcaatgacgatgacgacgacgacgacgacgtcgtcgACGATGAcgaagatgacgatgatggaGATGATGACGTTGATAATGACAACGATGACGTTGATGATGACAacgatgacaatgacgatgtcgatgacgacgacgacgacgtcgtcgACGATGAcgaagatgacgatgatgacgttGATGCTGacaacgatgacgatgacgatgacgacaacGATcgcgacgacgacgacgacgacgacgacgatgatgatgaactaATAATATCATAA